The following are from one region of the Streptomyces tuirus genome:
- a CDS encoding ABC transporter permease has translation MAAYILRRVMGAVLLLLVVSAVTFAIFFLVPRIGGQTADQLATQYVGKDANPASVAAIKQNLGLDQPLYVQYWDFLKGLVVGADYKFGPDATHCSAPCFGYSFKSHIEVWPQLEQRIPVSFSLAVGAAVIWLVTGVTTGVISALRKGKPIDRFAMFIALAGVSLPIFFTGQILLALFVYEIPVWESIDYVPFTENPAEWAWHLMLPWISLAFLFSALYARLTRAGMLETMSEDYIRTARAKGLKETTVVAKHGLRSALTPIVTIFGMDFGTLVGTAVLTETVFSLQGIGAYSVQAIKDNDLPIVMGVTLVAAFFIVFCNLIVDLVYAAIDPRVRYS, from the coding sequence GTGGCTGCGTACATCCTCCGACGCGTCATGGGCGCAGTGCTGTTGCTGCTGGTGGTCAGCGCAGTCACCTTCGCCATCTTCTTCCTGGTACCCCGCATCGGCGGGCAGACGGCCGACCAGTTGGCCACCCAGTACGTGGGCAAGGACGCGAACCCCGCATCCGTTGCCGCGATCAAGCAGAACCTGGGTCTCGACCAGCCGCTCTACGTCCAGTACTGGGACTTCCTCAAGGGCCTCGTGGTGGGCGCCGACTACAAGTTCGGTCCCGACGCGACGCACTGCAGCGCACCCTGCTTCGGGTACTCCTTCAAGAGCCACATCGAGGTGTGGCCGCAGTTGGAGCAGCGGATCCCCGTCTCCTTCTCGCTGGCCGTCGGGGCGGCGGTGATCTGGCTGGTCACCGGCGTGACGACCGGCGTCATCTCGGCGCTGCGCAAGGGCAAGCCGATCGACCGCTTCGCCATGTTCATCGCGCTCGCCGGCGTCTCGCTGCCGATCTTCTTCACCGGCCAGATCCTGCTCGCGCTCTTCGTCTACGAGATCCCGGTCTGGGAGAGCATCGACTACGTCCCGTTCACGGAGAACCCGGCCGAATGGGCCTGGCACCTGATGCTGCCCTGGATCAGCCTCGCGTTCCTCTTCTCGGCGCTCTACGCCCGGCTCACCCGGGCGGGCATGCTGGAGACGATGAGTGAGGACTACATCAGAACGGCCAGGGCCAAGGGTCTCAAGGAGACCACGGTCGTGGCCAAGCACGGCCTGCGCTCCGCGCTCACCCCGATCGTCACCATCTTCGGCATGGACTTCGGCACCCTGGTCGGCACCGCGGTGCTCACCGAGACCGTCTTCTCCCTCCAGGGCATCGGCGCCTACTCCGTCCAGGCCATCAAGGACAACGACCTGCCCATCGTGATGGGCGTGACCCTGGTCGCCGCGTTCTTCATCGTCTTCTGCAATCTGATCGTCGACCTGGTGTACGCCGCCATCGACCCCCGGGT